From Enoplosus armatus isolate fEnoArm2 chromosome 23, fEnoArm2.hap1, whole genome shotgun sequence, a single genomic window includes:
- the LOC139305935 gene encoding alpha-2 adrenergic receptor codes for MDSLNASGMDAFTVIHLNSSWCLDSGYSLAAIAGIAALVSFLILFTVVGNILVVIAVLTSRALKAPQNLFLVSLATADILVATLVMPFSLANELMGYWYFGKVWCGIYLALDVLFCTSSIVHLCAISLDRYWSVTQAVEYNLKRTPKRVKCIILIVWLISAFISSPPLISIDSNNEISSQPQCELNDDTWYILSSSIASFFAPCLIMILVYIRIYQVAKNRTRSMSVKNLRPDGVTQTENGLSKATSPFHGERENGHCHCPPTPSQRTVTVGQQTEDADLEESSSSEGKGHKAQQQDSQRAKRASQKKSSLSKQSTRISRVSNKSMDLFASRRKRRRSSVARKKVSQAREKRFTFVLAVVMGVFVVCWFPFFFSYSLYGVCRDSCRIPDPLFKFFFWIGYCNSSLNPAIYTIFNRDFRRAFQKILCKSWKKSF; via the coding sequence ATGGATTCGCTTAACGCCAGCGGGATGGACGCGTTCACGGTGATCCACCTGAATTCCTCCTGGTGTCTGGACAGTGGATATTCTTTGGCAGCGATCGCCGGCATCGCTGCTCTTGTAAGTTTTCTCATCCTCTTTACCGTTGTGGGAAATATCCTGGTGGTTATCGCGGTGCTGACGAGCAGGGCGCTGAAAGCCCCGCAGAACCTTTTCCTGGTGTCTCTCGCCACCGCGGACATCCTGGTCGCCACTTTGGTGATGCCGTTCTCTCTGGCGAATGAACTTATGGGCTACTGGTATTTTGGGAAAGTTTGGTGCGGTATTTATCTGGCTTTGGATGTTTTGTTCTGCACTTCGTCTATTGTTCACCTGTGCGCAATAAGCCTGGACCGGTACTGGTCCGTTACGCAGGCTGTAGAGTACAACCTGAAGCGGACTCCTAAACGCGTCAAGTGCATCATCTTGATAGTGTGGCTCATATCTGCCTTCATCTCGTCTCCACCTCTCATATCTATAGACAGCAACAATGAGATCAGCTCTCAGCCTCAGTGCGAGCTGAACGATGATACCTGGTACATCCTCTCCTCCAGCATCGCGTCCTTCTTCGCCCCCTGCTTAATCATGATCCTGGTGTACATCAGAATAtaccaagtggccaaaaacagaACCAGAAGCATGTCGGTGAAAAATCTCAGGCCAGATGGTGTCACACAAACTGAGAATGGCCTGAGCAAAGCCACCTCCCCTTTCCATGGCGAGAGAGAGAATGGCCACTGTCACTGCCCGCCTACGCCCAGCCAACGCACCGTTACCGTTGGGCAACAGACTGAGGATGCAGACCTGGAGGAGAGCTCCTCCTCAGAGGGCAAAGGTCACAAAGCCCAGCAACAGGACTCCCAGAGAGCCAAGAGGGCCAGCCAAAAGAAAAGCTCCCTCTCCAAGCAATCCACTCGCATCTCCAGAGTCAGTAACAAATCCATGGACCTCTTCGCATCCAGGAGGAAACGACGCCGGAGCTCTGTAGCCCGAAAAAAGGTCTCCCAAGCCAGGGAAAAGAGGTTTACGTTTGTCCTGGCTGTGGTCATGGGGGTGTTTGTCGTGTGCTGGTTCCCTTTTTTCTTTAGCTACAGCCTGTACGGCGTGTGCAGGGACTCCTGCAGGATCCCCGACCCGCTCTTTAAATTCTTCTTCTGGATTGGCTACTGCAACAGCTCCCTCAACCCTGCCATCTACACCATCTTCAACCGGGACTTCAGGCGTGCCTTCCAGAAGATCCTCTGCAAGTCGTGGAAAAAGTCTTTTTAG